One genomic region from Knoellia sp. p5-6-4 encodes:
- a CDS encoding serine/threonine-protein kinase has product MTTEAIGGGDGSVGLPGSGRVGPYRLVQQLGEGGMGVVHLALDRSGRAVALKLLRPHIAHDSDARSRLAREVEVLGRVQDPRVAAVIDADLDGERPYVVTRYVPGPSLDEVVKEQGPLTGQDLLRLGRGLAAALDAIHAAGVVHRDLKPANVLLLDGDPVVIDFGIAHIADDVRLTMTGLVMGTPGYLSPEVVEGAQVTEATDWWGWAATLAFAASGTPPFGRGPMDVVLSRVSRGEADLSGVDPRLSPLLYAALSPDPRRRPDADEVVEGLERYAAGKPATRALPAAAPARHTQVIDQRATRAWEEPPALGPLSLPVDHEPYEWQAPVDDRSVLAHWDPPQAQSDEVSDWQAAWDADPSEPDPRIGRPQRSGTLLALLLGVVAVTATWPVVGAVLVVLWCWTARTAERSVTSLVMRRHHRGRRRSDVPLAVAASPWHLVVGALGTLGGLLLPLLVGVSAVFSTALATVAVTGGSPEPNAAVPIAVGGLLAALVAWWGPGGAALRRGTRSAVRGLAPGARGAQVAVLLGLVVAAGLALWSYQRAGAPFWWPWQAPSEIWAGVGPPR; this is encoded by the coding sequence ATGACGACGGAGGCGATCGGCGGCGGCGACGGCTCAGTCGGCCTGCCCGGGAGCGGGCGCGTGGGCCCCTACCGCCTCGTGCAGCAGCTGGGCGAGGGCGGCATGGGCGTCGTCCACCTCGCGCTCGACCGCAGCGGCCGCGCCGTCGCGCTGAAGCTGCTGCGTCCGCACATCGCCCACGACTCCGACGCGCGGTCCAGGCTCGCGCGCGAGGTGGAGGTGCTGGGCCGCGTGCAGGACCCGCGGGTGGCGGCGGTCATCGACGCCGACCTCGACGGCGAGCGGCCCTACGTCGTGACCCGCTACGTGCCCGGGCCCTCGCTCGACGAGGTGGTCAAGGAGCAGGGGCCGCTCACCGGCCAGGACCTGTTGCGCCTGGGCCGGGGGCTCGCTGCGGCGCTCGACGCCATCCACGCCGCGGGCGTCGTGCACCGCGACCTCAAGCCGGCCAACGTCCTGCTGCTCGACGGCGACCCCGTCGTCATCGACTTCGGCATCGCCCACATCGCCGACGACGTGCGCCTCACCATGACCGGCCTGGTCATGGGCACGCCGGGCTACCTCAGCCCCGAGGTGGTCGAGGGTGCGCAGGTCACCGAGGCCACGGACTGGTGGGGCTGGGCAGCCACCCTCGCCTTCGCAGCCTCGGGCACGCCACCGTTCGGGCGCGGCCCCATGGACGTCGTGCTGAGCCGGGTCAGCCGCGGGGAGGCCGACCTCTCCGGCGTCGACCCGCGGCTTTCGCCGCTGCTGTATGCCGCGCTGTCCCCGGACCCGCGCCGGCGCCCCGACGCCGACGAGGTCGTCGAGGGGCTGGAGCGCTACGCCGCCGGCAAGCCGGCCACGAGGGCGCTGCCCGCGGCGGCGCCTGCGCGGCATACCCAGGTCATCGACCAGCGGGCGACCCGGGCGTGGGAGGAGCCGCCCGCACTGGGCCCGCTGTCCCTGCCCGTCGACCACGAGCCCTACGAGTGGCAGGCGCCGGTGGACGACCGCAGCGTGCTCGCCCACTGGGACCCACCGCAGGCGCAGTCCGACGAGGTCTCCGACTGGCAGGCGGCGTGGGACGCCGACCCCAGCGAGCCCGACCCGCGCATCGGGCGCCCGCAGCGCAGCGGCACGCTGCTCGCGCTGCTGCTCGGCGTCGTCGCCGTCACGGCCACCTGGCCCGTCGTCGGTGCGGTCCTGGTCGTGCTCTGGTGCTGGACCGCCCGCACGGCGGAGCGCTCGGTGACGTCTCTGGTGATGCGGCGCCACCACCGGGGCCGGCGGCGCAGCGACGTGCCGCTGGCCGTGGCGGCCAGCCCCTGGCACCTGGTCGTGGGGGCCCTGGGGACGCTCGGCGGCCTCCTGCTGCCGCTCCTGGTCGGGGTCTCTGCGGTCTTCAGCACCGCGCTCGCGACCGTTGCCGTGACCGGGGGCTCGCCGGAGCCCAACGCCGCCGTGCCCATCGCCGTGGGTGGCCTGCTCGCTGCCCTCGTGGCGTGGTGGGGACCAGGGGGAGCAGCCCTGCGTCGTGGCACCCGCAGCGCCGTGCGCGGCCTCGCCCCGGGCGCCCGGGGCGCGCAGGTGGCGGTGCTGCTCGGCCTGGTCGTGGCGGCCGGGCTCGCCCTGTGGTCCTACCAGCGCGCCGGCGCTCCGTTCTGGTGGCCGTGGCAGGCGCCCTCGGAGATCTGGGCAGGGGTGGGCCCGCCCCGATGA
- a CDS encoding threonine/serine exporter family protein: MTDVAEGPASQSSLPERRALPRRPRVPRGLWRGEELTETLPIADSLRLTPYRNPRVLAAAAEEREARASLDLALRVGELMLRCGAGAPQVESSVTAVAAAAGLDNLEVDITLQSLLVQCTTSSGGQITMLRVVRSATRDFARLVAVHEFVENLVAGSYDREAAAARLREIRRMPRFWPRWVVHGSMGVLSAAVAIMLGASLSASLVAGVSAVFVDSTARRLGARGLPEFYQCAIGGFIATAIAWGAFSVGAAGALPVSSADFAYIVAGGIVVLLPGRTVASAFEDVISGYSVTGAGRMFGVLLTTAGIILGVAAALSMTLKLTAALDLSLASPSILELRATDAPVVLGVLGAIVVGLAGAVSLRSRRELVLPTGLLCGAGVGLSLVVSLVPGLGALTAAGLASIALGFVGRLVALRMGAPAMVLVVPASYGLLPGLAIFRGLYEMVTHASADAGSLSLQGGITTLLGAFAVLLAIATGTTLGELLGAPFDHRMVQKRRARRR, from the coding sequence ATGACGGATGTTGCCGAGGGCCCTGCCAGCCAGTCGAGCCTGCCGGAGCGGCGGGCCCTGCCGCGCCGTCCGCGGGTGCCGCGGGGCCTGTGGCGGGGCGAGGAGCTCACCGAGACCCTGCCGATCGCCGACTCCCTGCGCCTGACGCCCTACCGCAACCCCCGCGTGCTCGCCGCCGCCGCGGAGGAGCGGGAGGCCCGGGCCTCGCTCGACCTGGCGCTGCGGGTGGGGGAACTGATGCTGCGCTGTGGGGCGGGCGCGCCGCAGGTCGAGTCGAGCGTCACCGCCGTCGCCGCCGCGGCCGGCCTCGACAACCTCGAGGTCGACATCACCCTGCAGTCGCTGCTCGTGCAGTGCACGACCAGCTCGGGCGGCCAGATCACCATGCTGCGCGTCGTGCGCTCGGCGACGCGCGACTTCGCCCGGCTCGTCGCCGTGCACGAGTTCGTCGAGAACCTCGTGGCCGGCAGCTACGACCGTGAGGCGGCCGCGGCGCGGTTGCGGGAGATCCGGCGGATGCCACGGTTCTGGCCGCGCTGGGTGGTGCACGGCTCGATGGGGGTGCTGTCCGCCGCGGTCGCGATCATGCTCGGCGCCTCGCTGTCCGCCTCGCTCGTCGCAGGCGTCTCGGCCGTCTTCGTCGACAGCACAGCCCGCAGGCTGGGGGCGCGGGGCCTGCCCGAGTTCTACCAGTGCGCGATCGGCGGGTTCATCGCCACGGCCATCGCGTGGGGCGCGTTCTCCGTGGGGGCGGCCGGCGCGCTGCCGGTGAGCTCTGCGGACTTCGCCTACATCGTGGCGGGCGGCATCGTGGTGCTCCTGCCCGGGCGGACGGTCGCCTCGGCATTCGAGGACGTCATCTCGGGCTACTCGGTGACAGGAGCCGGCCGCATGTTCGGCGTGCTCCTCACCACGGCGGGCATCATCCTGGGCGTCGCCGCCGCGCTGTCGATGACGCTGAAGCTGACGGCTGCCCTCGACCTGTCGCTGGCCTCGCCCAGCATCCTCGAGCTGAGGGCGACCGACGCGCCGGTGGTGCTCGGTGTGCTCGGTGCCATCGTCGTCGGCCTGGCGGGCGCCGTCTCGCTGCGCTCGCGGCGCGAGCTGGTCCTGCCGACAGGCCTGCTCTGCGGGGCAGGGGTGGGACTGTCGCTGGTCGTGAGCCTCGTGCCCGGCCTCGGAGCGCTGACGGCAGCAGGCCTGGCCAGCATCGCCCTCGGGTTCGTCGGGCGGCTGGTGGCGCTGCGGATGGGGGCACCGGCCATGGTGCTCGTCGTGCCCGCGTCCTACGGCCTCCTGCCGGGTCTGGCCATATTCCGGGGTCTCTACGAGATGGTGACGCACGCGTCGGCAGACGCCGGCAGCCTCTCCCTCCAGGGCGGCATCACGACGCTGTTGGGGGCGTTCGCGGTCCTGCTGGCCATCGCCACCGGGACCACGCTCGGTGAGCTCCTCGGCGCGCCGTTCGACCACCGGATGGTCCAGAAGCGCCGGGCCCGACGGCGGTGA
- a CDS encoding CBS domain-containing protein gives MKISDVVRRKGDTVVTVRPDDTVQQLLALLGEHRIGALVVSEDGEHVAGIVSERDVVWRLASDGASILEATVSDIMTTDVKTCDFEDHLEDLALTMTEMRIRHVPVVVDGKLRAIVSIGDIVKNRIDELQSERDQLVGYIQQ, from the coding sequence ATGAAGATCTCGGATGTTGTGCGCCGCAAGGGCGACACGGTGGTCACGGTGCGACCCGACGACACGGTCCAGCAGCTGCTCGCGCTGCTCGGCGAGCATCGCATCGGTGCGCTGGTGGTCAGCGAGGACGGCGAGCACGTCGCCGGCATCGTCAGCGAGCGGGACGTCGTCTGGCGGCTGGCGTCCGACGGCGCCAGCATCCTGGAGGCGACGGTCAGTGACATCATGACCACCGACGTCAAGACCTGCGACTTCGAGGACCACCTCGAGGACCTCGCCCTCACCATGACCGAGATGCGCATCCGGCACGTGCCCGTGGTGGTCGATGGCAAGCTGCGCGCCATCGTCAGCATCGGCGACATCGTCAAGAACCGCATCGACGAGCTCCAGTCCGAGCGCGACCAGCTGGTCGGCTACATCCAGCAGTGA
- a CDS encoding transglycosylase family protein, which produces MFYAPKHSARKQSPVRRRMAGVAVAGVATVGAGLATASGAQAGTVWDRLASCESGGRWNINTGNGYYGGLQFSYSTWKAFGGQRYAYTADRASKAQQIMVAQKVLQVQGPGAWPHCSVVAGLTRTNGGAVNAGSTVAASRSSARTAVPARSTSSTGKLAVDGIRGPLTNAAIERWVGGSVNGSLSRTDIQRLQRRVGSAPDGIIGPKTVRALQTTIGAPRTGARYLDRDTVRALQRYLNAR; this is translated from the coding sequence ATGTTCTATGCCCCGAAGCACTCCGCTCGGAAGCAGAGCCCCGTCCGCCGGCGCATGGCCGGCGTCGCTGTTGCCGGAGTCGCCACCGTCGGCGCCGGCCTCGCCACCGCCTCCGGCGCCCAGGCCGGCACCGTCTGGGACCGCCTCGCCAGCTGCGAGAGCGGCGGCCGGTGGAACATCAACACCGGCAACGGCTACTACGGCGGCCTTCAGTTCTCGTACAGCACGTGGAAGGCGTTCGGCGGCCAGCGCTACGCCTACACCGCCGACCGCGCGAGCAAGGCCCAGCAGATCATGGTCGCCCAGAAGGTCCTCCAGGTGCAGGGCCCCGGCGCCTGGCCGCACTGCAGCGTCGTCGCGGGCCTCACCCGCACCAACGGCGGTGCCGTCAACGCGGGCTCGACCGTGGCTGCCTCGCGGTCGAGCGCACGCACCGCGGTCCCGGCCCGCTCCACCAGCTCGACGGGGAAGCTGGCCGTCGACGGCATCCGCGGCCCCCTCACCAACGCCGCCATCGAGCGCTGGGTCGGCGGCTCGGTCAACGGCAGCCTCTCGCGCACCGACATCCAGCGCCTGCAGCGCCGGGTCGGCTCGGCTCCCGACGGCATCATCGGCCCCAAGACGGTGCGCGCCCTGCAGACCACGATCGGCGCACCCCGCACCGGCGCCCGCTACCTCGAC
- a CDS encoding trehalose-6-phosphate synthase has translation MSGSTRTFDLVVAANRLPVDRVVLPDGGIEWRRSPGGLVTAMESVMRGRDGAWVGWAGESGDAPEPFDEDGMYLRPVPLSEEEVADYYEGFSNDTLWPIYHDVIVPASFHRYWWHAYERVNRRFAEAVCEVAAENATVWVHDYQLQLVPSMVREMRPDVKIGWFNHIPFPPVELFAQLPWRRRLVEGLLGADFLGFQRVADAHNFLRACRQLLGLNTRGDTVTATFDDGATRVVRASAIPISVDFRGLEELARTPEVVQRAKEIRESLGNPETIFLGVDRLDYTKGIRHRLKAYAELLEDGAVAPPDQVFVQVATPSRERVDAYRELREEVEKEVGRVNGEFGDIGSAAVHYLHHSYPRDEMAAMFLAADVLLVTPLRDGMNLVAKEYVACRHDGGGALVLSEFTGAWHELHQAYVCNPHDIAGLKQTIMTALTAPDSERRRRMKAMRRRVADHDVQRWAARFLEALEYAPARPARTTREQRADDAHAAADSVAEQRHHAEHAGVSR, from the coding sequence GTGTCCGGCAGCACCCGCACCTTCGACCTGGTCGTCGCCGCCAACCGCCTGCCCGTCGACCGCGTGGTCCTGCCTGACGGCGGCATCGAGTGGCGCCGCAGCCCGGGGGGTCTCGTGACCGCCATGGAGTCGGTCATGCGCGGCCGCGACGGCGCCTGGGTGGGCTGGGCCGGGGAGTCCGGCGACGCCCCCGAGCCGTTCGACGAGGACGGCATGTACCTGCGGCCGGTGCCCCTGTCCGAGGAGGAGGTGGCCGACTACTACGAGGGCTTCAGCAACGACACCCTGTGGCCGATCTACCACGACGTGATCGTGCCGGCCAGCTTCCACCGCTACTGGTGGCACGCCTACGAACGGGTCAACCGGCGCTTCGCCGAGGCGGTCTGCGAGGTCGCCGCCGAGAACGCCACCGTGTGGGTCCACGACTACCAGCTGCAGCTCGTCCCCTCGATGGTCCGCGAGATGCGGCCGGACGTGAAGATCGGCTGGTTCAACCACATCCCCTTCCCGCCGGTCGAGCTGTTCGCCCAGCTGCCGTGGCGTCGCCGGCTCGTCGAGGGGCTGCTGGGGGCGGACTTCCTCGGCTTCCAGCGCGTCGCTGACGCGCACAACTTCCTGCGCGCCTGCCGTCAGCTGCTGGGCCTGAACACCAGGGGCGACACCGTCACCGCGACCTTCGACGACGGTGCGACCCGTGTCGTGCGGGCCAGCGCCATCCCCATCTCGGTCGACTTCCGCGGCCTCGAGGAGCTGGCGCGCACCCCCGAGGTCGTCCAGCGGGCCAAGGAGATCCGCGAGTCGCTCGGCAACCCCGAGACGATCTTCCTCGGCGTCGACCGGCTCGACTACACCAAGGGCATCCGGCACCGGCTCAAGGCCTACGCCGAGCTGCTCGAGGACGGCGCCGTCGCGCCCCCCGACCAGGTCTTCGTGCAGGTGGCCACCCCCAGCCGCGAGCGGGTCGACGCCTACCGCGAGCTGCGCGAGGAGGTCGAGAAGGAGGTCGGCCGGGTCAACGGCGAGTTCGGCGACATCGGTTCCGCCGCGGTCCACTACCTGCACCACTCCTATCCCCGCGACGAGATGGCGGCGATGTTCCTCGCCGCCGACGTCCTTCTGGTCACGCCCCTGCGCGACGGGATGAACCTCGTGGCCAAGGAGTACGTGGCCTGCCGTCACGACGGGGGTGGCGCACTGGTGCTCTCGGAGTTCACCGGTGCGTGGCACGAGCTGCACCAGGCCTACGTCTGCAACCCGCACGACATCGCCGGGCTCAAGCAGACGATCATGACCGCCCTGACCGCCCCGGACTCGGAGCGCCGCCGCCGCATGAAGGCCATGCGTCGGCGCGTCGCCGACCACGACGTGCAGCGCTGGGCTGCCCGGTTCCTCGAGGCGCTCGAGTACGCCCCGGCCAGGCCGGCACGCACGACCCGCGAGCAGCGGGCCGACGACGCGCACGCCGCCGCCGACAGCGTGGCCGAGCAGCGGCACCACGCCGAGCACGCAGGGGTCTCCCGCTGA
- the otsB gene encoding trehalose-phosphatase, whose protein sequence is MSVPAELSAALHAFARLPEVLVATDFDGVLAPFVKNPMDARPLPGTIDDLVALAGLPRTHTAVVSGRDLDALTELTGLEDGSPVTRIGSHGAQSSHDDDPHDLTTDQRKLLERLTGDLHGVVEEHPGVRLEHKPAATVLHTRGEEEAVAEAAVRSALEVAGRHTGVKVLQGKNVVEMSVVTADKGTALLALQEKVGAEAVLYFGDDVTDEHAFEVMRGPDVSVKVGEGDTAARHRVETSEQVAEALRLLLALRREATSS, encoded by the coding sequence ATGTCGGTGCCCGCCGAGCTGAGCGCAGCCCTCCATGCCTTCGCCCGGCTTCCGGAGGTGCTGGTCGCCACCGACTTCGACGGCGTGCTCGCGCCCTTCGTGAAGAACCCGATGGACGCCCGCCCGCTCCCGGGCACCATCGACGACCTCGTCGCCCTCGCGGGCCTCCCCCGCACCCACACCGCCGTGGTGTCCGGGCGCGACCTCGACGCGCTGACCGAGCTGACCGGCCTGGAGGACGGCAGCCCGGTCACGCGCATCGGGAGCCACGGCGCCCAGAGCAGCCACGACGACGACCCGCACGACCTGACGACCGACCAGCGGAAGCTCCTCGAGCGTCTGACCGGCGACCTGCACGGCGTGGTCGAGGAGCACCCCGGGGTGCGGCTCGAGCACAAGCCTGCGGCCACCGTCCTGCACACCCGCGGCGAGGAGGAGGCCGTCGCCGAAGCGGCGGTGCGGTCCGCGCTGGAGGTGGCCGGGCGGCATACCGGGGTGAAGGTGCTCCAGGGGAAGAACGTCGTGGAGATGTCGGTCGTCACCGCCGACAAGGGCACCGCGCTGCTGGCGCTGCAGGAGAAGGTGGGCGCCGAGGCCGTCCTCTACTTCGGGGACGACGTCACCGACGAGCACGCCTTCGAGGTCATGCGCGGGCCCGACGTGAGCGTCAAGGTCGGTGAGGGCGACACGGCGGCGCGCCACCGGGTCGAGACCTCCGAGCAGGTCGCCGAGGCCCTGCGCCTGCTCCTCGCGCTCCGCCGCGAGGCCACGTCGAGCTGA